One segment of Rhodopirellula baltica SH 1 DNA contains the following:
- a CDS encoding GntP family permease produces the protein MTIWWLVALAVTMVLVSILAFRLHPFLALLSTAIMVAMLTTPAQLSSFASARLADGKFTDAEATAFVGQSASARVADAFGATAGSIGIVIALASVIGGLLMQSGAAARIVDTMLRWTGEQRAPEAMAAASFVLGIPVFFDTVFYLMLPLARSLRRKTGKNYVLFILAILAGGSITHSLIPPTPGPLQVAAFLEVEIGAMLIAGLGIGSITSVIALAAARVINHFVDLPLRDEDGEEIRPKTQRLASAGDQSTEIPPKPPLWLSLFPIALPVVLIALGSTIKSVYGSEAVAESELLGWILRLGDKNLALGLGCLVAFGLIRWVPNDQRRKVVSAAIASAGSIILITAAGGAMGKMLYQAGIAEVVGSIAKGFPGLWLLPLAFLVTTAIRTIQGSATIAMITSASILQSLATSGELPFHPVYLAMAIGAGSKPISWMTDSAFWIISEMTGMTEKEALRTISPMSAALGVSALLVTVVAAAIFPAV, from the coding sequence TTGACGATCTGGTGGTTGGTCGCGCTCGCCGTGACGATGGTGCTGGTCTCGATCCTCGCGTTCCGACTGCATCCGTTTCTGGCGTTGCTATCGACGGCAATCATGGTGGCGATGCTGACCACGCCGGCTCAATTGTCATCGTTTGCATCGGCAAGATTGGCCGACGGCAAATTCACAGACGCCGAAGCCACCGCCTTCGTCGGACAATCCGCGTCCGCACGAGTCGCAGATGCCTTCGGTGCGACCGCCGGTTCCATTGGAATCGTGATCGCATTGGCCAGCGTCATTGGCGGATTGCTGATGCAGTCCGGTGCGGCGGCGAGAATCGTTGACACGATGCTCCGCTGGACCGGGGAACAACGTGCTCCCGAAGCAATGGCCGCGGCGTCGTTTGTTCTTGGCATCCCCGTGTTCTTCGACACGGTTTTCTACCTGATGCTCCCGCTGGCCAGGTCACTGCGCCGCAAAACGGGGAAGAACTATGTCTTGTTCATCTTGGCCATCTTGGCAGGTGGATCGATCACGCACTCGTTGATCCCGCCGACGCCTGGCCCACTTCAAGTGGCCGCTTTCTTGGAAGTCGAAATCGGTGCGATGTTGATCGCCGGGCTCGGTATCGGAAGCATCACCAGCGTGATTGCGTTGGCCGCCGCCAGAGTCATCAATCACTTTGTCGATCTGCCACTTCGCGACGAAGATGGCGAGGAGATTCGCCCCAAGACGCAGCGACTGGCATCAGCCGGCGATCAATCAACAGAGATCCCACCCAAACCGCCATTGTGGCTGTCGCTGTTCCCAATTGCCTTGCCGGTGGTTCTGATCGCGCTCGGATCGACCATCAAATCCGTTTACGGAAGCGAAGCCGTCGCGGAATCCGAACTGCTGGGATGGATCCTTCGGTTGGGCGACAAGAACCTCGCGTTGGGGTTAGGTTGCCTCGTCGCGTTCGGATTGATCCGCTGGGTTCCCAACGACCAACGACGCAAAGTGGTTTCCGCTGCGATCGCCTCCGCCGGATCCATCATTCTGATCACCGCCGCCGGTGGGGCAATGGGTAAAATGCTCTATCAAGCCGGCATCGCAGAAGTCGTCGGTTCCATCGCCAAAGGATTCCCCGGGCTTTGGTTGCTTCCGTTGGCATTCCTCGTGACGACCGCGATCCGAACGATCCAAGGCTCGGCGACCATCGCGATGATCACTTCGGCCAGCATTCTGCAATCACTGGCAACCAGCGGCGAGCTTCCGTTTCACCCGGTCTACCTGGCGATGGCGATCGGTGCGGGAAGCAAACCGATCTCATGGATGACCGACAGCGCGTTTTGGATCATCTCCGAAATGACGGGCATGACCGAGAAAGAAGCCCTGCGAACGATCTCTCCGATGAGTGCCGCGTTGGGTGTTTCAGCGTTGCTGGTCACCGTTGTTGCCGCGGCGATCTTTCCCGCCGTGTGA
- a CDS encoding arginyltransferase: MAPKRQPDPSPPQSGTLDDMSPARDHFPESAEPLRHRMMLVQDAVSDCPYIDGEPARMPLYYPTPPRRSDDTDTLLAAGFRRSSQFVYHTNCPNCRACQPTRLRADDFQLTKSLRRVLKKAERELTWSWQTPRVDADRVRLYNDHRNLRGLAHDGDISASDYETFLIASCWPTLELEIRHQDQLVGVSIMDIGRDSISAVYTHFDPIASKFSLGTFAVLQQIQWAKDNGRTWVYLGLYVAENPHLNYKSRFVPQERLIDGQWRVCLE, translated from the coding sequence TTGGCTCCCAAACGACAACCCGATCCATCGCCGCCGCAATCCGGTACGCTGGATGACATGAGTCCCGCGAGAGATCATTTTCCCGAAAGTGCCGAGCCCCTGCGTCATCGAATGATGTTGGTTCAGGATGCCGTCAGTGATTGCCCCTACATCGATGGCGAACCGGCGCGTATGCCGCTTTACTACCCGACGCCGCCACGCCGTAGCGACGACACGGACACGCTGCTGGCCGCCGGCTTTCGTCGGAGCAGTCAATTTGTCTATCACACGAATTGTCCGAATTGCCGTGCCTGCCAACCAACTCGACTGCGCGCGGATGACTTTCAGCTGACAAAATCATTGCGTCGTGTCCTGAAGAAGGCGGAGCGTGAACTGACCTGGAGTTGGCAAACCCCGCGAGTCGACGCGGATCGTGTTCGTCTTTACAACGACCATCGCAATCTGCGTGGTTTGGCCCACGACGGTGACATCAGTGCATCGGACTACGAGACGTTCTTGATCGCATCGTGCTGGCCGACCCTCGAGCTTGAAATTCGACATCAAGACCAATTGGTCGGCGTTTCGATCATGGACATCGGTCGAGACAGCATCAGTGCGGTGTACACGCACTTTGACCCCATCGCATCCAAGTTCAGCTTGGGAACATTCGCGGTGTTGCAGCAAATTCAGTGGGCCAAAGACAACGGCCGCACCTGGGTCTACTTGGGTTTGTATGTCGCCGAGAACCCGCACCTGAATTACAAATCGCGTTTCGTCCCACAAGAACGTTTGATCGACGGGCAATGGCGTGTCTGCTTGGAGTAG
- a CDS encoding DUF1559 domain-containing protein, whose translation MTLHTTKPRRHAFTLLELLVVIGIIAVLIGLLMPAVRTSSGAARRMTCSNNFKQIGLGLHNYHSAYEHLPSAQGGTLRGPSERDGNSRRLSGLVALMPFIEASSMWETIANPSEFNGMLYPPMGPAPWVETYDPWTTQIPTYQCPSSAATPEPFGLTSYAFCVGDQVDMLNTEHSTTQSVRGIFAGAHVPNFRTITDGLSNTIAMCEIGNDLGDRWDIGQTAIRTTEQIFESPATCRETLNVDRPDFYAPSIQLASVGRGGRWADGASAIAAVNTILPPNSPSCSVGKQLTAPGIYSAGSFHQGGAHVLMADGAVKFITESIDHGDSITAVVRLTKSNEAKGVDPVETDHEDDNDSSSQSKYVHTESRHGIWGALGTARSQELVNDAL comes from the coding sequence ATGACACTGCACACCACGAAACCAAGACGCCACGCCTTCACACTGCTTGAACTTCTTGTGGTTATTGGCATCATCGCCGTCTTGATTGGACTGCTGATGCCCGCGGTTCGCACATCCAGTGGAGCCGCCAGAAGAATGACCTGCAGCAACAACTTCAAACAGATCGGGCTTGGCCTACACAACTACCACTCGGCCTACGAGCACCTTCCTTCCGCCCAAGGAGGCACACTTCGAGGGCCATCCGAACGCGATGGCAACTCGCGACGACTCAGCGGCTTGGTGGCGTTGATGCCGTTCATCGAAGCGTCAAGCATGTGGGAAACCATTGCCAACCCATCTGAATTCAACGGAATGTTGTACCCACCAATGGGTCCGGCACCCTGGGTCGAAACCTACGATCCTTGGACCACACAGATTCCAACCTATCAATGCCCCTCCTCAGCGGCCACGCCCGAACCATTTGGATTAACGAGCTATGCGTTTTGCGTCGGCGACCAAGTTGACATGCTGAATACCGAGCACTCGACAACGCAATCGGTGCGAGGCATCTTCGCAGGGGCGCATGTCCCAAACTTCCGAACGATCACCGATGGCTTGTCCAACACGATTGCCATGTGTGAGATCGGCAACGACCTCGGCGATCGTTGGGACATCGGACAAACCGCGATTCGAACGACCGAGCAAATCTTTGAATCACCCGCCACGTGCCGAGAAACTCTGAACGTGGATCGTCCTGATTTCTATGCCCCCTCGATCCAACTCGCCAGCGTCGGGCGGGGCGGTCGGTGGGCAGATGGGGCTTCAGCCATTGCGGCCGTCAACACGATTCTGCCACCCAACTCGCCAAGCTGTTCCGTCGGAAAGCAATTGACCGCCCCAGGCATCTACTCTGCTGGCAGCTTTCATCAAGGTGGAGCACATGTGTTGATGGCCGATGGTGCGGTCAAATTCATCACCGAATCAATCGACCATGGTGACTCAATCACAGCGGTCGTGCGGTTGACCAAATCCAACGAAGCGAAGGGAGTCGATCCAGTTGAAACCGATCATGAAGACGACAACGATTCGTCATCCCAATCCAAGTACGTACACACGGAAAGCCGACATGGTATCTGGGGCGCGCTTGGGACCGCCCGCAGCCAAGAATTGGTGAACGACGCTCTTTGA
- a CDS encoding DUF2306 domain-containing protein, protein MASEHSLFKDSDRDAFANLQTTRLNRLLRVATALTIVLGMSVLVQLLIPYRGYFPADLQDSVFLSAHRGHFHGWYRVAFYIHIVAGPIALVQGAVLFFSGSRQKPTPSWHRVVGRVQTAVVLLFLLPSGLVMAQYAMAGPTAEAAFTLLSLATAITMVMAIRSAMVGRMTQHRLWATRCFLLLCSPLLLRVVVGFTIVTGTETDFAHRLIAWTSWLVPWFLFEVGRKRHDTAHHETKTPRLHTA, encoded by the coding sequence ATGGCTTCCGAGCATTCACTCTTCAAAGATTCCGATCGAGACGCGTTCGCAAATCTTCAGACAACACGACTGAACCGCCTGCTGCGGGTGGCAACTGCCCTGACCATCGTGCTCGGCATGAGTGTTTTGGTTCAGCTACTGATTCCATACCGCGGTTACTTCCCAGCCGACCTACAGGACTCCGTTTTCCTGTCCGCGCATCGAGGGCACTTTCACGGTTGGTATCGGGTCGCGTTCTACATTCACATTGTTGCCGGACCAATCGCCTTGGTTCAAGGTGCGGTTTTGTTCTTCAGCGGATCTCGGCAGAAACCAACTCCTTCGTGGCACCGTGTTGTCGGCCGAGTGCAAACCGCAGTGGTTCTGCTGTTCCTGTTACCTAGCGGCTTGGTGATGGCTCAGTACGCCATGGCGGGTCCAACCGCTGAAGCAGCCTTCACGCTATTGTCATTGGCAACAGCGATCACGATGGTGATGGCCATCCGCAGTGCGATGGTTGGGCGAATGACCCAACATCGTCTTTGGGCAACTCGCTGTTTTTTGTTGCTGTGTTCGCCTTTGCTGCTTCGAGTGGTGGTGGGGTTCACGATCGTCACGGGTACTGAAACGGATTTCGCACACCGCCTTATCGCCTGGACCAGTTGGTTGGTCCCATGGTTCCTTTTCGAAGTCGGGAGAAAACGTCATGACACTGCACACCACGAAACCAAGACGCCACGCCTTCACACTGCTTGA
- a CDS encoding DUF1559 family PulG-like putative transporter, protein MNSNFVRHSRKGFTLVELLVVIAIIGVLVGLLLPAVQAAREAARRMSCSNNFKQIGLGLHNYHSAFAQFPQQMGGTYCCTGAGAQGDNSYLLSWLVGILPQIEQQGLWEQISNPLALNGDGSAKSPPYQAMGPVPWDTNYTPWRTTVGTFRCPSDPTIGTAGQTGLNNYSACIGDSIQTTHTGGINNDGTVADAGAKSRQRGVFESHFSTRFRDILDGTSNTIACGEIVTDAGNLEINSQPKMNQRDPFFFDPELCYRDNVDPARPQFWLDGNETGAADQRRGKRWADGRPMFTSVNTVRPPNKESCLWGGDGSDGTYTMGSRHQGGCHILMADGAVKFITDSIESGNQNRATLPKAGQPGEKSPYGLWGALGTKAGKETESLE, encoded by the coding sequence ATGAATTCAAACTTTGTCCGCCATAGCCGCAAAGGCTTTACTTTGGTGGAGCTCCTGGTCGTGATCGCGATCATCGGTGTTCTTGTCGGTTTGCTCTTGCCGGCTGTTCAAGCAGCTCGTGAAGCCGCTCGCCGCATGAGTTGCAGCAATAATTTCAAGCAAATCGGCTTGGGCCTGCACAATTATCATTCCGCATTTGCTCAGTTCCCTCAGCAGATGGGCGGCACGTATTGCTGCACCGGTGCGGGGGCACAGGGCGACAACTCGTATTTGTTGAGTTGGTTGGTTGGTATCCTGCCGCAAATCGAGCAGCAAGGATTGTGGGAGCAAATCAGCAATCCGCTCGCTCTGAATGGTGACGGGAGTGCCAAGAGTCCTCCTTACCAAGCGATGGGACCTGTGCCATGGGACACCAACTACACCCCATGGCGGACGACCGTCGGAACGTTCCGTTGTCCCAGCGACCCGACCATCGGAACAGCGGGCCAAACGGGATTGAACAACTACTCCGCATGCATTGGCGACTCGATTCAAACGACTCACACCGGCGGCATCAACAACGATGGCACGGTGGCGGATGCCGGAGCCAAGTCACGCCAACGCGGCGTTTTCGAGAGTCACTTCTCAACTCGTTTCCGCGACATCTTGGACGGTACATCCAACACGATCGCATGTGGCGAAATCGTCACCGATGCGGGGAACTTGGAAATCAATTCGCAACCCAAGATGAATCAACGCGATCCGTTCTTCTTTGATCCCGAGTTGTGTTATCGAGACAACGTTGACCCCGCGCGACCTCAGTTTTGGCTCGACGGCAACGAGACCGGCGCAGCCGATCAACGTCGTGGCAAGCGTTGGGCAGATGGTCGTCCGATGTTCACGAGTGTGAACACGGTGCGTCCACCCAACAAGGAAAGCTGTTTGTGGGGTGGGGATGGTTCCGACGGGACCTACACCATGGGAAGTCGCCATCAAGGCGGGTGCCACATTCTGATGGCTGATGGTGCGGTGAAATTCATCACCGACAGCATTGAGTCAGGTAACCAAAACCGCGCGACGCTTCCGAAAGCGGGCCAGCCCGGCGAGAAGAGTCCCTACGGATTGTGGGGTGCCTTGGGTACCAAAGCGGGAAAAGAAACGGAGTCGCTCGAATAG
- a CDS encoding FG-GAP-like repeat-containing protein — MIVSHNAATRIRFLFTLEAKNANWRRLVPILLLFGLMTQSGCGSRDSVDRPDSADGSIATNRDTVNDDAVQIAAAAPPSETEQLSPDELQERVGDLVHQSRYAEAEELNRSLLLLRPDSPAALFLAARIAQGQNEFDVAISYLQAIPPDHPEAGLPALGQVADWLQDAGRFEEAESTYREMLSRFGDLVPVHRRLANLLNAQGRRVEATRHVEALIRLGDVTEKELLSMTTLSVPYHDDEPLATELVSSTKPIHETLSLKDLARAKQLLVQNEAEDAKYLVRQLRAAFPDSSCVAAFEGRVYEALQSDLDLEKWFAALPKSVEQEAEYWTAIGQWSLRLKQPSVAIRAFGEAVQIDPTDRVAYLRMAEALAMLGELDAAERILKRKKWLDEAWQMAINVGLNRENRRQDLRTLVEQLEKLGRHWEAISWQTILAYEEGRLEEAMPELKQARQRLTQDHPSPPDLLCGLELRHWPLPTATELLADAASNSSATKRPSDPLTTAIPVQMVDVAAKIGVDFQFRNHLDTDPSHLRMSQVNGGGIAVVDFDLDGWPDLYFCDAGGPPNDPAGSGPNQLFRNLSGQTTRNVSVASGSDDRSYAQGATSADLNQDGFPDLVIANIGANVMCINNGDGTYSPQTIAGSDGWTSSIVCGDLDGDRLPEIVEVNYIDDETAFETKCWGEGFDCSPRIFAPAKDRFLKRMANGDWHEWPRVDADHQEPNYAFAGIIADFDRQAGNDLFLSNDTTNNHFWVSQPGGDGTLELKEQAILRGCASGDNAETQGCMGIAGGDFDRDGSLDLFVTNYYAQPNNLFLQRMPGFFTDMASPFGLADDGREMVGFGAQASDLNRDGWLDLTVVNGHVFEPAQNGTPDIPFRMLPQLFRGGPSGFVTQGVSELDDSSDGSFSFWQTPRIGRTLVRLDFNRDGRPDLVANSLGARVSVLKNCTETQHWLRVDLVGTASERDAVGAEVIAVCGDEQWHAWMIGGAYMGANEKTVDVGIGIHDRIDQLHIKWPSGTQQSFGNIPADSHCLVVESGKAVQFFEVAKHANEERGG; from the coding sequence ATGATCGTGAGTCACAACGCTGCGACACGGATCCGATTCCTGTTCACGCTAGAAGCGAAGAACGCCAACTGGCGTCGCTTGGTCCCGATCCTTCTGCTCTTCGGATTAATGACTCAGTCAGGTTGCGGCTCCCGCGACTCAGTCGACCGACCGGATTCGGCCGATGGTTCGATCGCTACAAATCGCGACACGGTGAATGATGACGCGGTGCAAATCGCAGCGGCGGCTCCACCTTCGGAGACCGAACAACTCTCGCCCGACGAACTCCAGGAACGAGTTGGGGATTTGGTTCATCAGAGTCGGTATGCCGAAGCGGAAGAACTGAATCGGTCGTTGCTGCTGTTGCGGCCTGATTCACCCGCTGCACTTTTCTTGGCGGCGCGGATTGCGCAAGGACAGAATGAATTCGACGTTGCCATTTCGTATCTTCAAGCGATTCCGCCGGATCACCCTGAGGCTGGGTTGCCGGCTTTAGGACAAGTCGCGGACTGGTTGCAGGATGCTGGCCGTTTTGAAGAGGCGGAATCAACTTATCGCGAGATGCTTTCCCGCTTTGGTGACTTGGTTCCCGTCCATCGGCGGCTGGCGAACCTGCTGAATGCTCAAGGACGACGCGTCGAAGCGACCCGTCATGTCGAAGCGTTGATCCGGCTGGGAGATGTGACTGAAAAAGAATTGCTGAGCATGACGACGCTGAGTGTTCCGTATCACGACGACGAGCCATTGGCAACGGAACTCGTTTCATCAACCAAACCAATCCACGAAACGCTGAGCTTGAAAGACTTGGCGAGAGCCAAGCAGTTGTTGGTTCAGAATGAAGCTGAGGATGCCAAATATTTGGTGCGACAACTGCGAGCGGCGTTTCCAGATTCATCTTGCGTCGCTGCATTCGAAGGACGCGTTTACGAGGCATTGCAGTCCGATTTGGATCTCGAAAAGTGGTTTGCCGCCCTGCCAAAGTCAGTCGAGCAGGAAGCCGAGTACTGGACTGCGATCGGGCAATGGTCTTTGCGTTTGAAGCAACCCTCCGTGGCCATTCGTGCTTTCGGCGAAGCGGTCCAAATCGATCCCACCGATCGAGTCGCTTACCTTCGAATGGCCGAAGCGTTGGCAATGCTTGGCGAGTTGGATGCGGCCGAGCGGATTTTGAAGCGAAAGAAGTGGCTGGATGAGGCTTGGCAAATGGCGATCAACGTGGGTTTGAATCGCGAAAACCGTCGGCAGGATTTGAGGACGCTCGTGGAGCAACTTGAAAAACTCGGTCGTCATTGGGAAGCCATTTCTTGGCAAACCATCTTGGCCTACGAAGAAGGTCGTTTGGAAGAAGCGATGCCCGAGTTGAAGCAAGCCAGGCAACGTCTCACACAGGATCATCCGTCTCCACCCGACTTGCTGTGCGGTCTTGAATTGCGGCATTGGCCTCTTCCCACCGCCACGGAATTGCTGGCTGATGCCGCGTCGAACTCGAGTGCGACAAAACGACCAAGCGATCCACTCACGACTGCTATCCCGGTCCAGATGGTCGACGTTGCGGCGAAGATCGGCGTTGACTTTCAGTTTCGCAATCATCTCGACACCGACCCAAGTCATTTACGAATGAGCCAGGTCAACGGTGGAGGCATCGCGGTCGTTGACTTCGATTTGGATGGTTGGCCGGATTTGTATTTTTGTGACGCGGGAGGCCCGCCAAATGATCCCGCCGGTTCGGGGCCAAACCAGTTGTTTCGAAATTTGAGTGGGCAAACGACTCGAAACGTTTCCGTCGCATCCGGCAGTGATGATCGGTCGTACGCTCAGGGAGCCACGTCCGCTGATCTGAATCAGGATGGATTCCCTGATTTAGTGATCGCGAACATTGGTGCCAACGTGATGTGCATCAACAACGGCGACGGGACCTATTCGCCTCAAACGATTGCAGGATCTGATGGATGGACCAGCAGCATCGTCTGCGGGGACTTGGACGGGGACCGGTTGCCAGAGATCGTCGAGGTCAACTACATCGATGACGAGACCGCGTTTGAAACCAAGTGTTGGGGTGAGGGTTTCGATTGTTCACCGCGAATCTTTGCTCCCGCCAAAGATCGCTTTTTGAAGCGGATGGCAAACGGCGATTGGCATGAGTGGCCACGTGTTGACGCGGACCATCAAGAACCCAACTACGCTTTCGCGGGAATCATCGCGGACTTTGATCGACAGGCAGGGAACGACTTGTTTCTTTCCAACGACACGACCAACAATCACTTTTGGGTCAGTCAGCCCGGTGGCGATGGCACTTTGGAATTGAAGGAACAAGCGATCCTTCGCGGGTGTGCATCGGGTGATAATGCGGAAACGCAAGGTTGCATGGGGATCGCGGGCGGCGATTTTGACCGCGACGGTTCGTTGGATTTGTTTGTGACGAATTACTATGCACAGCCCAACAATCTATTCTTGCAGAGGATGCCAGGTTTTTTTACGGATATGGCATCCCCGTTTGGGCTGGCTGATGACGGTCGTGAAATGGTTGGATTTGGAGCCCAGGCATCGGACCTGAACCGAGATGGATGGTTGGATTTGACCGTCGTCAATGGGCATGTGTTCGAACCCGCTCAGAACGGTACGCCCGACATTCCGTTTCGAATGTTGCCGCAGTTGTTTCGAGGCGGCCCGTCGGGATTTGTGACGCAAGGAGTGTCTGAGTTGGATGACTCATCAGACGGTTCGTTCTCTTTTTGGCAAACGCCTCGGATTGGCAGGACGCTGGTTCGTTTGGATTTCAATCGAGACGGTCGGCCTGATTTAGTGGCCAATTCGTTGGGTGCTCGCGTTTCCGTTTTGAAAAATTGCACCGAGACCCAGCATTGGTTGCGAGTTGATTTGGTCGGCACGGCGTCGGAACGCGACGCGGTGGGGGCGGAGGTGATTGCGGTTTGTGGTGACGAGCAGTGGCACGCTTGGATGATTGGCGGGGCCTACATGGGGGCCAACGAGAAGACGGTTGACGTCGGGATCGGCATTCATGATCGGATCGATCAGTTGCACATCAAGTGGCCGTCCGGAACGCAGCAATCCTTTGGAAACATTCCTGCGGATTCACATTGTTTGGTTGTTGAGTCGGGCAAAGCGGTTCAGTTCTTCGAAGTCGCAAAACACGCGAATGAGGAGCGCGGCGGTTGA
- a CDS encoding M24 family metallopeptidase, whose product MIHSKLMVATSDSADGSASKNAGSNAVQVMAGLADRNANLFRRLGIALGDPAAWLKLPDGKNIGIVRDLEMDRTRAAGRLDRVHCPADFPPASGSASGDRETASAQSVARFLQLQSIDQVVVDRAFPFIYAWHLADAGIAVAYDDDLGVIDRRVKTDEEIDWLRKAQSVTEAVMRQMCEMIATADVGSEGRLMFGGEPLTSERVRTMAGEAFMKRNYTMSHGAIVATLPDSADCHHRGDGNLYTGHPVIVDLFPRDESTRYNGDCTRTVVNGTPSETVQKMHAAVVASKEAAEAVLFPGRTGEEVQLAVEKVLVGHGYPISRGELTDGPSIQHGTGHGIGLEVHEPILLDHGGGEMLAGEVFTVEPGLYGRQDGGVRVEDMLVVTADGPVNLNQLPMGLDWNPN is encoded by the coding sequence ATGATTCACTCTAAATTGATGGTCGCCACGAGCGACTCGGCTGACGGTTCTGCTTCCAAAAACGCTGGCTCAAACGCGGTTCAGGTGATGGCGGGACTCGCCGATCGAAACGCGAATTTGTTTCGTCGGTTGGGGATTGCGTTGGGTGATCCTGCCGCCTGGCTGAAATTGCCCGATGGAAAGAATATCGGGATCGTGCGTGATTTGGAAATGGACCGCACGCGTGCCGCAGGGCGTTTGGACCGGGTTCACTGCCCCGCTGATTTTCCGCCCGCCTCAGGTTCCGCCAGTGGCGATCGCGAGACCGCGTCGGCTCAATCAGTTGCTCGGTTCTTGCAGCTTCAATCCATCGATCAAGTGGTTGTCGATCGAGCGTTCCCGTTCATCTACGCATGGCATTTGGCTGACGCTGGGATCGCGGTGGCTTATGACGATGATCTTGGGGTGATTGACCGACGAGTTAAAACAGACGAAGAAATCGACTGGCTTCGAAAAGCTCAATCGGTCACCGAAGCGGTCATGCGGCAGATGTGCGAAATGATCGCCACGGCAGATGTCGGTTCAGAAGGCCGGTTGATGTTCGGTGGCGAGCCGTTGACCAGCGAAAGAGTTCGCACGATGGCTGGGGAAGCGTTCATGAAACGCAATTACACGATGAGCCATGGTGCGATCGTTGCCACCTTGCCCGATTCAGCAGACTGCCATCATCGTGGCGACGGCAATTTGTATACGGGTCATCCGGTCATCGTCGATTTGTTTCCACGTGATGAGTCGACTCGTTACAACGGCGACTGCACACGAACCGTGGTCAACGGAACGCCCAGCGAGACGGTTCAGAAGATGCATGCCGCCGTGGTCGCGTCCAAGGAAGCTGCCGAGGCCGTCTTGTTCCCTGGGCGAACGGGCGAAGAAGTCCAGTTGGCAGTCGAGAAAGTCTTGGTCGGTCATGGCTATCCGATCTCACGTGGTGAGTTGACCGATGGTCCTTCGATTCAACACGGCACCGGCCATGGAATTGGATTGGAAGTTCACGAGCCAATTCTGCTGGATCACGGCGGAGGCGAAATGCTCGCGGGTGAAGTTTTCACGGTCGAACCGGGATTGTATGGGCGTCAAGATGGTGGCGTTCGCGTCGAAGACATGTTGGTCGTGACGGCGGACGGTCCTGTCAACTTGAACCAGTTACCCATGGGGCTGGATTGGAATCCAAACTGA
- the pdeM gene encoding ligase-associated DNA damage response endonuclease PdeM — MPVSTPLAITLSGHELELYPGGLYWPKHQALMVSDLHLGKDATFRRHGIGVPVGSSRATLRCVSDMLEASGATELFVIGDLFHARSSLSMDATSLFGGFLDHHHDVAVTLIEGNHDRAVGALPESWPMEVVLGTFHLDTLAMAHEPGSLPSDADLLVSGHLHPAHVLSDGGESTGKLPCFWWSSGCLVLPACGRFIGTMRISPKENDRIWVIADEQVVAV; from the coding sequence ATGCCTGTTTCGACGCCTCTGGCCATCACACTGTCGGGACACGAATTGGAACTGTATCCCGGCGGCTTGTACTGGCCAAAGCATCAGGCGTTGATGGTGTCGGATCTGCATTTGGGAAAAGACGCGACGTTTCGGCGTCATGGGATCGGCGTGCCGGTTGGATCCAGCCGTGCGACGCTGCGTTGTGTTTCGGACATGCTGGAAGCCAGCGGCGCAACGGAACTCTTTGTGATCGGTGACTTGTTCCATGCGCGCAGTTCGTTGTCGATGGATGCGACCTCGTTGTTTGGTGGTTTTCTCGATCATCACCACGACGTCGCGGTAACTTTAATCGAAGGCAATCACGATCGTGCGGTCGGGGCGTTGCCGGAGTCTTGGCCGATGGAAGTTGTGCTTGGGACATTCCACCTGGACACGCTGGCGATGGCCCATGAGCCCGGTTCATTGCCATCCGATGCTGATCTGTTGGTCAGCGGTCATCTGCATCCGGCTCATGTGCTCAGCGATGGCGGCGAGTCGACGGGAAAGTTGCCGTGCTTTTGGTGGTCCAGCGGCTGTTTGGTGCTGCCCGCTTGCGGACGGTTTATCGGAACGATGAGGATCTCGCCGAAAGAAAACGATCGCATCTGGGTGATCGCTGATGAGCAGGTCGTCGCGGTCTGA